The DNA region CGCGGTTCATGCCGACGATGGTCTCGACGCCGCTGTCGAGATCCAGCATCTCCTGGACCTGGACGCCGAGGATCGTCGCGTCGGGCTGGTAGCTGCGGGCGCGGGTCACCAGATCCTCGTAGGTGTCGCCGACCTCCTCGGGCGGGACGCCGACGGCGACGCCGCCGATGTCCGACTTGTGGAGGATGTCGGGACTGACGATCTTCATGACGACCTCGCCGTCTCCGCCCTCCCCGTCTCCGTCCTCGCCACCGGCGCCGACGATCCGCTCGGCGGCCTCGACGGCGTCCGCGCGGGCGTCGACGATCTCGCCGTCGGGCGTCGGGATCCCGTAGGCGTCGAGCAGGCCCATCGCCTCGACGCCCAGCCGGTTGGTGTCCCGGCGGGCGGCCGATTCGAGGATCTCCCGGGCCGCCGCTCGGTCCACGTCGAACGTCTCCGGTTCGGTGTACTCCCGCTCGCTGATATCGCGGTACTCACGGAGCGCGTCGAGGCTGCGGACCGCGCGGGCGGGGTCGAAGTACGTCGGGATGCCGGCCCGCGAGAGCCGCTCGTTGGCCTCGCGGGCCGACGACCCGCCCATCAGCGTCGCGGCGACCGGCGTCTCGTACTCGGCCTGCAGGTCGACGACGGCGTCGGCCAGGTCCTCGTAGGAGAGGGTGGCGGTCGGGCAGGCGAGCACGACCGCGGCGCCGACGTTCGGGTCCGCCAGCGCGATGTCCAGCGCCTCCTCGAAGCGCTCGACGGGCGCGTCGCCGATGATGTCGACGGGGTTGTAGACGTTGGCCTCGTCGGGCAGCGCGTCCTGGAACCGTTCGACGGTGTCGTCGGAGAAGGAGGCCAGCGAGAGGTCGGAGTCGCCGACGGCGTCGGTCGTCATCACGCCCGGGCCGCCGGCGTTGGTGACGATGGCGACGCCGTCCCGTTCCGGCAGGGGCTGGCCCGCGAGGATGCTCCCGAAGTCGAACAGATCCTGGACGGTCTCGACGCGGAGCACGCCCGCCTGGTCCAGCGCGGCCTCGTAGGCCTCCTCCGAGCCGGCGATGGCGCCGGTGTGGGAGGCGGCCGCGGAGGCGCCGGCCTCAGTCCGGCCGGACTTGACGACGACGATGGGGGTGTCCGTCGAGACCTCCCGTGCGGATTCGACGAACGAGCGGCCGTCGACCACGTCCTCGAGATAGCCGAGGATCACGTCGGTCTCGGGGTCCTCGCCCCACTCGCGGACGAAGTCGGACTCGTCGAGGACGGCCTTGTTGCCCAGCGAGACGACGTTGCGGAAGCCGAGGTTGCGGTCGTTGGCCCAGTCGACGACGGCGGTGACGAACGCGCCCGACTGGCTCATGAAGGAGATCGAGCCCGACTGGGCGTTCTCGGGGCCGAACGTGGCGTTGAGGCCGACGCCGGTGTTCATGATCCCCAGGCTGTTGGGGCCGACGACGTTGAGGTCGTACTCGTCGGCGAGCTCCCGGAGCTCGCGCTCGCGGCGGGCGCCCTCGCTGCCGGACTCGCCGAAGCCGGCGGTGATGACGACCACGTCGCGGATCCCCGCCTCGGCGGCCTCGCGGATGGCGTCGAGGACGATGGGGGGCGGAACGACGATGACGGCCACGTCAACGTCGGGGACGGCGCCGACGCCGTCGTGTGCCTCCAGACCCAGCACCTCGTCTTTCGTGGGGTTGACGGCGACCACGTCCCCCTCGAAGTCGGCGAGGAGGTTCGCCGTGATCGCCCGCCCGACCGACCCCTCCCGGTCGGTCGCGCCTACGACGGCGACTCGCCGCGGTCCGAAGAGTGTGGCTAGTTCGCCCATCTACTCCGAGGTTCGTCCCGACCGGATTTATAGGCTGGCCCGGCTTCTCACAGTGCAGGAAGACGGGCGGATCGGTCGGCGCGAACCGGTCGGCCCGGGAGGGCATCTCGGCCGTTGCGAGCCGGTCGGGCCGGACGGCCACCCCGCCGTCGGTCACTCGGCGGCCACGTCCGCCGGCTCGGCGTCGGCCAGTTCCTCGATGCGCTCCGGGTTGACCGGGAAGACGGCCTCGGGCGTCCCGGCGGCCGCCCACACCGTCTCGAAGGTCCGGAGCGTCTCGTCCAGATAGACTGGGACGGATTGTTCGTGACAGAACGGCGGGACGCCGCCGATCGCCCAGCCCAGCGTCTCCTTCACCTCCCCGGCGTCGGCCATCCGAACGTCCGCGGGGTCGACGCCGCGGAGGGCGGCGAGTTTCGCCTCGCTCACCCGGTTGGCGCCGCTGGTGACCACGACGACGGGCTCGCCGGCGACCATCGCGATCGAACTCGCGATCTGGGCCACCTCGCAGCCGATCGCCTCGGCGGCGTCCGCCGCGGTCTTCGTCCCCTCGGGGAACTCGTGGACCTCTACCTCGAACCCCCGTTCGGCCGCCCGCTCCGTGAACTCGCTCGCTCGCGGGTGCATGCCTCCCCGGACGGAGCGCAACCGTAAATGCGCTCGCCCCCGCAACTCCCGGGGATGACCACCGACGAACTCGCGGCCTTCGACGAGGCGGTCGTCGAGTCGGTCGCGGCCGACCGCGAGGTGTCCGTCGAGCGACTGACCGATGTCGTCCGCACCCACCAGGCGAACGTCCGCGAGCTGCCGGGCGTCGAGGACATCGTCTACGAGTGGCGCAACTACTTCCACCTGGACCCGCTGGTCGGCCGCACCGAGGACGCGTACTACCTGGCGCTGCCGGACCACGTGTGGGCGGAGTTCACCGACGACCTCGACCTGACCGAGGCGGAGAGCGAGGCCTTGCTCGCCGTCCACGACGCGCAGGCGCGGGCCGCACCCGACGCGGCGGGCGTCGACGAGACGCGACTCGACGGCGACGCCGCGCTCGTGCTGACGCGTCCGTGACCTGTCACGACCTGGCGGGTCCCCGACGGATCGGTGTCGAAGTGAGAATCTGAGTTTCGACATCCGAAAAAATTATTCTCGAATAGCAATCTTTATGTGCCGAGCGGCCGATCTATCGAACGCAATGAGCACCCAGAAGCGCGTCCTGCAGGAGGCCGGCACGGTCGAAGAGAACGAGCTCCGGCTCGAACGGGGGAAGGCCGAGCAGATCGTCGAGGCGCTGAACGCGGACCTGGCCTCGACGTACATGCTCTACCACCAGCTGAAGAAACACCACTGGAACGTCGAGGGCGCGGAGTTCCGCGACCTGCATCTGTTCCTCGGCGAGGCGGCCGACCACGCCGAGGAGGCGGCCGACGAGATCGCCGAGCGGCTCCAGGCGCTCGGCGGCACCCCCGTGGCCAGCCCGACGAACATCGCGGAGACGGCGCCCGTCGCGTTCGAGGGCGACGATGTCTACGACATCCGCACGTCGCTGGAGAACGACCTCGTCATGTACGGCGACAACATCGAGAGCCTCCGCGAGCACGTCGAGCTCGCGACTGACCTGGGCGACCACGCCACCGCCGAGATCCTCCGCGAGATCCTCGTCCAGACCGAGGAGGACGCCCACCACATCGAGCACTACCTCGAGGACGACACGCTGGTCACCGCCGAAGCAGTCGAGAAGTGAGGTCTACTCGCGGATCTCGACCGTGAGGTCGGTCGCGATCCAGCCGTCGCCGTTGCCGTCCTCGGTGAACACCGTCCGCGTCTCCGTCGCCGCGTGGGCGGCGATCGCCGGACAGTCCGCGAACTCCGGTCCCCCGGCTCCCTCGTTCGGTTCGACACGAGCGCGACCCCCTTCGACCGACTCGTCCGTTGCTTCCATATCTCGGTTTAGGCCGACCTAAAGAGATAAGGGTTGCGGTCGTTCCCGGTATTTGCCACGCCGGCGTTCCGGGTCACCGGCGTCCCGGCGCCGGGCGCGAGTTCGACGGGCCCACGCCGCGTACGAGTCCGGGGGATTCATTACGCGGGTCGCGTACGCGAGCACATGGAACCCCTCTCGGTCGGGATCGTCGGCTGTGGCAACATCAGTTCGCGATACCTCGACGCGGACGCCACCTTCGACGCCTTCGACATCGTCGCCTGTGCCGATCTGGACGCAGAGCTGGCCCGCGAGACGGCCGCCGAACACGGGATCGAGGCCCAGTCGGTCGACGAACTGCTCGCGGACGACACCGTCGAGGCCGTCGTCAACCTGACGCCGCCGAGCGCCCACGCGGGGGTCATCACGGACGCGCTGGACGCCGGCAACCACGTCTACACCGAGAAACCGTTCGCCGCGACGGCCGAGGAGGCCGAGTCGATCCGCGAGCGGGCCGCCGAGTCGGGCCTGCTCGTCGGTTCGGCGCCGGACACGTTCCTCGGCGCGGGCCTGCAGACGGCCCGGGCGGTGCTGGACGAGGGCCGGATCGGCGAGCCCGTGGGCGCGACCGCCCACTGGACCTCGCCGGGCCACGAGCTGTGGCACCCGAACCCCGACCTGTACTACCAGGAGGGCGGCGGGCCGCTGTTCGACATGGGGCCGTACTACGTGACCGCGCTGGTCTTCCTGCTGGGGAGCGCCGAGCGCGTCGCGGGGTCGGTCAGCCGCCCGCACGCCACCAGGACTATCGAGAGCGACGCGCGGAAGGGCGAGGAGATCGACGTGGAGGTACCGACCCACGAGGCCGGCATCGTCGACTTCGCCGGCGGCGCGACGGCGAACCTGCTGATGAGCTTCGACGTGGAGGCGTCGACGCTCCCGTTCCCCGCCTTCGAGATCTACGGGACCGAGGGGACCCTGGCGCTGCCCGACCCGAACCACTTCGAGGGGCCCGTCCGCGTCCGGGACCACGAGGACGACGACTGGGAGACCGTCCCGCTGACCCACGAGTACACCGCCGGCCGCGGGGCGGGCCTCGCGGACCTCGCCTTCGCCGTCCGCGGCGACTGGGACCACCGCACCAGCGGCGACCTCGCCGGCCACGTCCTCGACGTGATGTCGGCGGTCCGCACGTCCTCCGAGGAGAGCGCGTTCGCGACTATCGACTCCGACCCCGGCCGCCCCGCGCCGCTCCCGACCGACTTCCCGGACGTGGACCCCTAGAACCCGACCGTTCGGTCCTGTCGATCAGCTGTCGCGCGAGTGGTGACGTTTTTTCCGTCGGCCCGCGAAGGACGGGACATGACCGACGACTCCTCGGACGAGGACCTGGCGCGGCTGGTCGGCGACCTCGTCCGGACCCTGCGCGAACTCGAGGACGAACTGGAGCCGCCGCGACCCGACGACGGGCCGCGGCTCCCGACGCCGCGGGACCTGCGGCGGTTCACCAGCGAGGTCGCCATCCCCGGGTTCATCCTGATCCTGGAAACGAACATCCGCGCGCTCCGGCTCCTCCAGCGCGCGCTGCGGCTCGCCGACGGCGCCGACGAGGCCCGCCGCGAGACCGAACAGCTCCGCGAGCGCGCCAAGTCCGCCAGCGAGTCGACGCTCTCGCGGCTCGACGACGCGCTCGTCGACCTCCAGGACGCCGTCGAGGGGCGACCGAACGACGACGAGGCGGCGGAGCTGCTCGACGACGCCCGCGAGCTGCGGGCGGAGATCCAGCGCCGCATCCGCGAGAGCACCCGTCCGGCCGACGGCGCGGCCGGGTCGTCGGACGGGGGATCCGGCGACTCGTCAGACCGCGACGACAGGGGGGAGTCAGGTGGGGACGACGAGGGCGACGACGCGGTCTCGGTGGACGTGGACGCCGAGCTGGAGTCGATCAAGCGCGACCTCGACGACCTCCCCGACGCCGACGACGTACCGGCCGACGGCGACGGTGGCGACCCCGGGAACGGCCCGCAGGACGGCGACGACGCCGGACCGGACGACTCCGGGGCGGACGACGCCGACGGCGCGGACCGCGAGTAGCTCACCCGCGGTGAACCGCGTTTCTCTTCGGCGGAACCACTGACCGAGATCGCCGAACGACCGTTCCGTTTATAACTAAATAAACATAATGATTTATTATCCACCACGTGTAACCGTCGAGTACCCATGACGCCAACCGAGCGGACGGGGGACCGGCGCGTCGCGCTGTGGCTCAGGGAGACGCTCCCGGAGCCGGCGGCGCGCCAGCGAGGCCGGCTCGCCGACAGCCTGCGCGACCTCGAGGCGGCCGGGCGGGTCGACTCGTACGAGGTGACGACCTGTCCGAAG from Halosimplex halophilum includes:
- a CDS encoding acetate--CoA ligase family protein gives rise to the protein MGELATLFGPRRVAVVGATDREGSVGRAITANLLADFEGDVVAVNPTKDEVLGLEAHDGVGAVPDVDVAVIVVPPPIVLDAIREAAEAGIRDVVVITAGFGESGSEGARRERELRELADEYDLNVVGPNSLGIMNTGVGLNATFGPENAQSGSISFMSQSGAFVTAVVDWANDRNLGFRNVVSLGNKAVLDESDFVREWGEDPETDVILGYLEDVVDGRSFVESAREVSTDTPIVVVKSGRTEAGASAAASHTGAIAGSEEAYEAALDQAGVLRVETVQDLFDFGSILAGQPLPERDGVAIVTNAGGPGVMTTDAVGDSDLSLASFSDDTVERFQDALPDEANVYNPVDIIGDAPVERFEEALDIALADPNVGAAVVLACPTATLSYEDLADAVVDLQAEYETPVAATLMGGSSAREANERLSRAGIPTYFDPARAVRSLDALREYRDISEREYTEPETFDVDRAAAREILESAARRDTNRLGVEAMGLLDAYGIPTPDGEIVDARADAVEAAERIVGAGGEDGDGEGGDGEVVMKIVSPDILHKSDIGGVAVGVPPEEVGDTYEDLVTRARSYQPDATILGVQVQEMLDLDSGVETIVGMNRDPQFGPLVLFGLGGIFVEVLEDTTLRLAPVSEASAREMIDEIDAAPLLRGARGREPVDEGSVVETIQRLSQLVTDFPAIVELDINPLVATPDGARAVDVRLTVDQEKL
- a CDS encoding YbaK/EbsC family protein, which translates into the protein MHPRASEFTERAAERGFEVEVHEFPEGTKTAADAAEAIGCEVAQIASSIAMVAGEPVVVVTSGANRVSEAKLAALRGVDPADVRMADAGEVKETLGWAIGGVPPFCHEQSVPVYLDETLRTFETVWAAAGTPEAVFPVNPERIEELADAEPADVAAE
- the dpsA gene encoding DNA starvation/stationary phase protection protein DpsA, whose translation is MSTQKRVLQEAGTVEENELRLERGKAEQIVEALNADLASTYMLYHQLKKHHWNVEGAEFRDLHLFLGEAADHAEEAADEIAERLQALGGTPVASPTNIAETAPVAFEGDDVYDIRTSLENDLVMYGDNIESLREHVELATDLGDHATAEILREILVQTEEDAHHIEHYLEDDTLVTAEAVEK
- a CDS encoding Gfo/Idh/MocA family protein — translated: MEPLSVGIVGCGNISSRYLDADATFDAFDIVACADLDAELARETAAEHGIEAQSVDELLADDTVEAVVNLTPPSAHAGVITDALDAGNHVYTEKPFAATAEEAESIRERAAESGLLVGSAPDTFLGAGLQTARAVLDEGRIGEPVGATAHWTSPGHELWHPNPDLYYQEGGGPLFDMGPYYVTALVFLLGSAERVAGSVSRPHATRTIESDARKGEEIDVEVPTHEAGIVDFAGGATANLLMSFDVEASTLPFPAFEIYGTEGTLALPDPNHFEGPVRVRDHEDDDWETVPLTHEYTAGRGAGLADLAFAVRGDWDHRTSGDLAGHVLDVMSAVRTSSEESAFATIDSDPGRPAPLPTDFPDVDP
- a CDS encoding DUF7547 family protein, with product MTDDSSDEDLARLVGDLVRTLRELEDELEPPRPDDGPRLPTPRDLRRFTSEVAIPGFILILETNIRALRLLQRALRLADGADEARRETEQLRERAKSASESTLSRLDDALVDLQDAVEGRPNDDEAAELLDDARELRAEIQRRIRESTRPADGAAGSSDGGSGDSSDRDDRGESGGDDEGDDAVSVDVDAELESIKRDLDDLPDADDVPADGDGGDPGNGPQDGDDAGPDDSGADDADGADRE